The proteins below come from a single Chitinophaga pinensis DSM 2588 genomic window:
- a CDS encoding family 2A encapsulin nanocompartment shell protein, translated as MADQKSSYQQTALGDVAARQLAIATRTVPQMVTISPRWLTRLLNWVPVESGVYRLNKVKDAGAIEVDCSARDERTLPQTFVDYIENPREYNLAAVQTIVDVHTRVSDLYSKPYNQISEQLRLAIETIKERQESELINNKEYGLLHSVAPSQRIKTRTGAPTPDDLDELIALVWKEPGFFLLHPQAIAAFGRECTRRGVPPPTVNLFGSPFITWRGIPLIPCNKLPIEKGKSKIILLRTGESRQGVVGLFQPGLQGEQSPGLSVRFMGINDKAIASYLVSLYCSLAVLVDDAIAVLDDVEIGNYHEYKY; from the coding sequence ATGGCAGATCAGAAAAGTAGCTATCAACAGACAGCATTAGGCGACGTCGCCGCAAGACAGTTGGCCATCGCCACACGTACCGTTCCCCAGATGGTCACTATCAGCCCCCGTTGGCTGACCCGCCTCCTCAACTGGGTACCGGTGGAATCAGGGGTATATCGCTTAAATAAGGTGAAAGACGCAGGCGCCATCGAGGTAGATTGCTCGGCCAGAGATGAACGTACCCTGCCTCAGACTTTCGTGGATTACATCGAAAATCCAAGAGAATACAATCTGGCAGCCGTACAAACCATCGTGGATGTACATACCAGGGTATCCGATCTCTATAGCAAACCTTATAACCAGATCAGTGAACAGTTACGCCTGGCAATAGAAACCATCAAAGAACGGCAGGAGAGTGAATTGATCAATAACAAGGAATACGGTCTGTTACACAGCGTAGCTCCTTCTCAGCGTATCAAAACACGGACGGGCGCGCCTACCCCGGATGACCTGGACGAACTGATTGCCCTGGTATGGAAAGAACCAGGTTTTTTCTTATTACATCCGCAAGCCATCGCCGCTTTCGGTCGTGAATGTACCCGGAGAGGAGTACCACCACCCACTGTCAACCTTTTTGGCTCCCCGTTCATCACATGGCGTGGTATACCTTTAATTCCCTGCAATAAACTGCCGATTGAAAAAGGGAAATCAAAGATCATCCTCCTGCGTACCGGCGAAAGCCGTCAGGGAGTAGTAGGGCTCTTCCAGCCAGGTTTACAGGGCGAACAATCTCCCGGTCTGTCAGTACGCTTTATGGGCATCAATGACAAGGCCATCGCCTCTTATCTGGTATCATTATATTGTTCACTGGCAGTATTGGTAGATGATGCCATTGCCGTACTGGACGATGTTGAAATCGGCAATTACCATGAATACAAATATTAA
- a CDS encoding SMI1/KNR4 family protein, which yields MAKVTLQDLSTQLLNESDGNKFAKLKSKLISQYGATDTTQVLEILTTYAREGKLLHWRNFLMTDIIGLIPQGDRQYAAFFEWAITIPNLTYWAVDGLLKTSGQQAYDQLITLATNDQLPVDNRAKAIKSLALHSQQPFDRQLPADPGYWKIPDLRLEELLNWQKNGYQTGAGYTPPATHAALKQPVTALDKIAARLEKKLQERRNSQQDPSNPSDWLIIAADSDIQAIDSKWQLPETYRTFLQNFSPLRVMIDEGDAFAAGLDLYGAGELIGRQDGYAYNSMKQEKILDWPENYLVIADAGGDPFCIDLTTKEGAIYTSAHGMGTWEFELYAASFLEFLDELAQNA from the coding sequence ATGGCAAAAGTAACCCTGCAAGACCTGTCTACCCAATTGCTCAATGAATCGGACGGTAACAAATTCGCAAAACTTAAAAGTAAACTGATCAGTCAATACGGTGCGACAGATACGACACAGGTATTGGAGATACTCACCACTTATGCGCGGGAAGGAAAGCTGCTCCATTGGCGCAATTTCCTCATGACAGATATTATCGGTCTGATCCCGCAGGGCGACAGGCAATATGCCGCTTTCTTCGAATGGGCCATCACCATACCCAATCTTACTTATTGGGCAGTGGACGGTCTGCTGAAAACCAGCGGTCAGCAAGCCTACGATCAGCTAATCACCTTAGCCACTAATGACCAATTACCTGTAGATAACCGCGCAAAAGCTATTAAAAGCCTTGCCCTGCATAGCCAACAGCCATTCGACCGGCAACTACCCGCCGATCCCGGTTACTGGAAAATACCGGACCTGCGCCTGGAGGAATTATTAAACTGGCAAAAGAACGGTTATCAGACCGGTGCAGGATATACTCCTCCAGCTACACATGCCGCCTTAAAACAGCCTGTTACCGCTTTGGACAAGATAGCTGCCAGACTGGAAAAGAAGCTGCAGGAACGTCGTAATAGCCAGCAGGATCCTTCTAATCCGTCCGATTGGCTGATCATAGCCGCTGATAGCGATATCCAGGCAATTGACAGTAAATGGCAGCTGCCGGAAACCTATCGCACTTTTCTGCAAAACTTTTCGCCGCTAAGGGTGATGATCGATGAAGGGGACGCTTTTGCAGCTGGTCTGGATCTCTACGGCGCCGGAGAATTGATCGGCAGACAGGACGGCTATGCCTATAATAGTATGAAACAGGAAAAGATACTTGACTGGCCCGAAAACTACCTGGTGATCGCAGATGCCGGAGGGGATCCCTTCTGTATCGATCTGACCACAAAAGAAGGGGCTATATATACGAGTGCGCACGGAATGGGCACCTGGGAGTTTGAATTATACGCAGCATCCTTCCTGGAATTTCTCGACGAACTGGCACAAAACGCATAA
- a CDS encoding aldo/keto reductase — protein sequence MKHELFGTQTGIMASRLVLGAANLGGRRGYGAAEDDIPKILAAYADAGGNFIDVADQYQLGEAEENVGRFINGQRHNFIICTKYTRSSEAIPTPVNLGNHRKAMRQAVDASLKRLNTDYIDIYMPHYDDGLTPIGEIVRGLEDLVKAGKILYTGLANFPAWKAAAIASSIPVAALQIEYNLVQRTAERELTPMADYFGMGTMFYSPLAGGLLTGKYRKGAGGRLTLATHDAYQEAVTVTPVIDALEEIAAVVNATPGQVALAWTLTKKGFPVIGARTLVHLQDNLTALGIVLSTEQIDRLDKITEISMGYPHDLLKTVQVK from the coding sequence ATGAAACATGAATTATTTGGCACACAGACAGGTATAATGGCCAGCAGGCTTGTATTGGGAGCAGCTAACCTGGGCGGTCGCAGGGGGTATGGCGCGGCGGAAGATGATATACCAAAGATCCTGGCAGCCTATGCAGATGCCGGTGGAAATTTTATTGACGTAGCCGATCAATATCAGCTGGGAGAAGCGGAAGAAAATGTCGGAAGATTTATTAATGGTCAACGCCATAATTTTATCATCTGTACAAAATATACCCGTAGCAGTGAAGCGATACCTACGCCTGTCAATTTAGGGAACCATCGTAAAGCGATGCGGCAGGCGGTTGATGCCAGTCTGAAGCGACTGAACACGGATTATATTGACATCTATATGCCGCATTATGATGATGGTCTGACGCCGATCGGGGAAATAGTAAGGGGGCTGGAAGACCTGGTAAAAGCCGGGAAGATCCTGTATACCGGTCTGGCTAATTTTCCGGCGTGGAAAGCAGCGGCTATTGCCAGCAGTATTCCCGTAGCGGCATTACAGATCGAGTATAATTTAGTGCAACGGACGGCTGAACGGGAACTGACACCGATGGCGGATTACTTTGGTATGGGTACGATGTTTTATTCTCCGCTGGCAGGAGGACTGCTAACCGGCAAATACAGAAAAGGCGCCGGTGGACGGCTTACACTTGCTACTCATGACGCCTACCAGGAAGCGGTAACAGTTACACCTGTTATCGATGCATTGGAAGAGATTGCGGCAGTGGTGAATGCTACGCCTGGTCAGGTGGCATTGGCGTGGACATTGACGAAAAAAGGGTTTCCGGTGATCGGCGCCAGGACATTAGTACACCTGCAGGATAATCTGACGGCGCTCGGGATAGTATTGAGTACGGAGCAGATTGACCGCTTAGACAAGATTACTGAAATTAGTATGGGCTACCCCCATGATCTGCTTAAAACAGTACAGGTGAAGTAA
- a CDS encoding cation transporter, protein MTLYKYIILVVILLSDITTYAQTTGTKNTTATFNVAGVCEQCKARIEDAAIGKGVLSAEWDLGTKEIKVVYDSLKTSLEKIQKRIVAAGHDLQTAHAPDNVYNKLPACCHYRESEAMVHDSKIETASKVQLKEFSVTSKQTSTYISALNTVRTETITSKELLKAACCNLSESFDTNPSVDVSYNDAVTGSKQIQLLGLSGNYTQLTVENLPGPRGIATPLGLNSIAGPWIESIQLVKGMGSVANGYESIAGQINVELKKPENSEQMLANVYVNDFGKTDLNLNLSKKINGKWSTGLLIHDDFLTNKQLDNNKDGFRDLPTGNLFSIINRWKYDNGKGFLAQFGIKTLKDDRTGGQTAYNPSSDKYTTKYYGIGINTQRYEAFGKVGYIFPAQKYKSIGLQLSAISHKQDSYFGLTTYNATQRNIYGNLIYQSIVNNTMHTFRTGISFLYDKYDEQFNAAFYKRNELVPGAFFEYTYMPSEKLSVVAGIRADHNNLFGVFITPRLNVRYEPVKGTNIRLAAGRGQRTANIFAENASVFVSARSVEMLSTEKGKAYGFNPEVAWNKGISVDQHFNLFRRDASASIDFYRNDFTDQVVVDLEDPRTVKFYNSKDKSYANSLQVGLKLEPLDKFNVSLAYRYFDVKTTYDGKLLQRPLISKQRAFANFDYAFSGWKFDYTFNYNGSKRLPSTAANPETDRRNAYSPAYILMNAQVTKAIGKKRPMDFYIGVENIGNYIQQDAIIAANDPFGRYFDASLVWAPITGRMLYAGWRLKIK, encoded by the coding sequence ATGACACTGTATAAATATATTATACTGGTTGTAATATTATTATCTGATATTACCACCTATGCACAAACAACCGGCACCAAAAACACCACTGCTACGTTTAATGTTGCCGGCGTCTGCGAACAATGTAAAGCCCGTATCGAAGATGCTGCCATCGGTAAAGGTGTTTTATCCGCCGAGTGGGATCTCGGCACGAAAGAAATCAAAGTCGTCTACGATAGTCTGAAAACCTCCCTGGAGAAAATACAAAAGCGAATCGTAGCTGCCGGCCATGACCTGCAGACAGCCCATGCACCGGATAACGTATACAATAAGTTACCAGCATGCTGCCATTACCGCGAATCTGAAGCGATGGTCCATGACTCAAAAATTGAAACAGCTTCAAAGGTGCAGTTAAAGGAGTTCAGCGTAACATCTAAACAAACAAGCACCTATATCTCCGCATTGAATACCGTACGTACAGAGACAATTACCAGTAAGGAACTCCTGAAAGCAGCCTGCTGTAACCTGAGTGAAAGTTTCGATACAAATCCCTCAGTAGACGTTTCTTACAACGACGCGGTGACCGGCTCAAAACAAATACAGCTGCTGGGATTAAGCGGAAACTATACCCAGCTGACAGTAGAAAACCTCCCCGGCCCAAGAGGGATTGCCACGCCGTTGGGATTGAATTCCATAGCAGGTCCATGGATAGAATCTATCCAGCTGGTAAAGGGAATGGGCTCGGTAGCAAACGGTTACGAAAGTATCGCCGGACAAATAAACGTCGAATTGAAAAAGCCGGAAAATAGCGAACAAATGCTCGCGAACGTATATGTAAACGACTTCGGTAAAACAGACCTCAATCTGAACCTGTCAAAGAAGATAAATGGCAAGTGGTCTACCGGATTACTGATCCATGATGACTTCCTGACGAACAAACAATTGGATAACAACAAAGACGGCTTCCGGGACTTACCAACCGGTAATCTCTTTAGTATCATCAACAGATGGAAATATGATAACGGAAAAGGATTCCTCGCGCAATTCGGTATCAAAACATTAAAGGACGATCGCACAGGTGGCCAGACGGCCTACAACCCATCCTCCGATAAATATACCACCAAGTACTACGGTATCGGTATTAATACACAACGATACGAAGCCTTTGGTAAAGTCGGTTATATTTTCCCTGCGCAGAAATATAAAAGTATCGGACTACAGCTATCGGCCATCAGTCATAAACAGGATTCCTATTTCGGATTAACCACCTACAATGCCACTCAACGGAATATCTATGGCAACCTGATCTATCAGTCTATCGTCAACAATACCATGCATACCTTTAGAACGGGCATCAGTTTCCTGTATGATAAGTATGATGAACAATTCAATGCCGCCTTCTACAAGAGAAACGAACTCGTCCCTGGTGCTTTTTTTGAATACACCTACATGCCATCAGAAAAGCTAAGCGTCGTTGCAGGTATACGCGCCGATCACAATAACCTGTTTGGCGTATTTATTACCCCAAGATTGAATGTTCGCTATGAACCAGTAAAAGGAACCAACATTCGCCTGGCAGCGGGTAGAGGACAAAGAACAGCAAATATCTTTGCTGAGAATGCCAGCGTATTTGTCAGTGCCAGGAGCGTGGAGATGTTATCAACAGAAAAGGGGAAAGCCTACGGATTTAACCCCGAAGTCGCATGGAATAAAGGCATCAGCGTGGACCAGCATTTCAATTTATTTAGGAGAGACGCCTCCGCAAGCATAGATTTCTACCGGAACGATTTTACCGACCAGGTAGTCGTTGACCTGGAAGATCCACGGACTGTTAAATTCTATAACTCAAAAGACAAGTCTTATGCTAATAGTCTGCAGGTAGGTCTGAAACTGGAACCACTGGATAAATTCAACGTCTCATTGGCATACCGTTATTTCGATGTGAAAACAACTTACGATGGTAAGCTTTTACAACGTCCGCTGATATCCAAACAAAGAGCGTTTGCCAATTTTGATTACGCATTCAGCGGCTGGAAGTTTGACTACACGTTTAACTATAACGGCAGTAAACGCCTCCCTTCTACGGCAGCCAATCCCGAAACAGACCGTCGGAATGCATACTCACCGGCATACATACTCATGAATGCACAGGTAACGAAGGCTATTGGCAAAAAACGTCCGATGGATTTCTATATCGGCGTGGAAAATATAGGAAATTATATCCAGCAGGATGCCATCATCGCCGCTAACGATCCCTTTGGCCGTTACTTTGACGCATCACTGGTATGGGCGCCGATAACAGGCAGAATGCTCTACGCTGGCTGGAGACTGAAAATTAAATAA
- a CDS encoding VOC family protein has translation MSDHKSQQISVVPKGYTSVTPWIISPSSADLIRFLSAAFGAEEVPNSRITNEDGIIIHVVVKIGDALVMLFDARKDWPPTPAYLNLYVADVATAYQQALLLGARSVTDVTTLWFGEKVCRIIDPFGNLWWINERVEEIDFTIPEEVGQRASTPEAIAGIAYIQQSLDEALKIQKEFFQR, from the coding sequence ATGAGCGATCACAAATCACAGCAGATCAGCGTTGTACCTAAGGGGTATACATCCGTAACGCCCTGGATCATTTCTCCTTCTTCAGCAGACCTGATCCGATTCCTAAGCGCGGCATTCGGGGCGGAAGAAGTGCCTAACAGCAGGATTACGAATGAAGACGGCATCATTATACATGTGGTCGTAAAAATCGGAGATGCACTGGTAATGCTGTTTGACGCAAGGAAGGACTGGCCTCCTACTCCGGCATATCTGAATTTGTATGTTGCAGATGTAGCAACGGCTTACCAGCAGGCATTGCTACTGGGCGCCAGATCTGTTACTGACGTTACAACACTCTGGTTCGGAGAAAAGGTGTGCAGGATTATAGATCCTTTTGGTAATCTATGGTGGATCAATGAGCGTGTAGAAGAAATTGATTTTACGATACCGGAAGAAGTGGGACAACGTGCATCCACACCGGAGGCTATTGCAGGCATTGCATACATTCAGCAATCACTGGACGAAGCATTGAAAATTCAAAAGGAATTCTTCCAGCGCTGA
- a CDS encoding Na+/H+ antiporter codes for MHTVLPFLLAMIAAVVLLEMWATKLKIAYPILLVIAGLLISFIPGLPVLRIDPDLIFFIFLPPLLFEASWGVSFKEMKKWWRIIGSFAFLVVFFTALSVAIFANYFLPGFTIALGFLLGGIVSPPDAISTAAITKFVKIPKSTSAILEGESLLNDASSLIIFRFAMITVGTGQFIWHEAATSFLWMVIGGAAVGLLLARFFIEAHKRLPTDASSDIALLLIEPYLMYWLAEQLHCSGVLAVVCGGVYMSTKRLVFLNSASRISGYSVWESLVFILNGIVFLIIGLDLPEIVEGLRAHGTPLRTAIGYGVLVTGVLIAARIISSYAAMLATIIFRPAVRPKIRGRFGLLLMPLFLGWTGMRGVVSLAAALSIPVMLDNGQQFPQRNLILFITFVAILLTLVIQGLTLPFLIKRSGLFDDLEKEESDDQTRLQMKQGLKQHVYQFLKNKYDNEMNGHAGMEKLLHIWEERAKANSDSLMNAQTKVIFIELLESQRKYLQELNKDPQINEEIIREQLYQIDLEEERMKII; via the coding sequence ATGCATACTGTCCTGCCTTTTTTACTTGCTATGATCGCCGCTGTTGTGTTGTTGGAAATGTGGGCGACCAAACTAAAAATCGCTTATCCTATATTACTGGTCATTGCAGGACTCCTTATCAGTTTCATTCCTGGATTACCTGTACTGAGAATTGATCCGGACCTGATCTTCTTCATTTTCTTACCGCCATTATTGTTCGAAGCATCCTGGGGCGTATCCTTTAAAGAAATGAAAAAGTGGTGGCGTATCATTGGCAGTTTTGCTTTCCTGGTTGTATTCTTTACTGCGCTGTCTGTGGCAATTTTCGCCAATTATTTTTTGCCCGGCTTTACCATTGCCCTCGGGTTTTTATTGGGCGGTATTGTTTCTCCACCGGATGCGATCAGTACGGCGGCTATTACGAAGTTTGTAAAGATCCCTAAATCCACTTCCGCTATTCTGGAGGGTGAAAGTCTGTTGAATGATGCGTCTTCATTGATCATTTTCCGTTTTGCGATGATAACGGTCGGTACCGGTCAGTTTATCTGGCATGAGGCGGCCACCAGCTTTTTATGGATGGTGATCGGTGGAGCGGCTGTTGGTCTGCTATTGGCAAGATTCTTTATAGAAGCGCACAAGCGTCTACCGACAGATGCCTCCTCAGATATTGCCTTACTGCTTATCGAACCTTATCTGATGTACTGGCTGGCAGAACAGCTACATTGTTCCGGTGTACTGGCGGTCGTTTGTGGCGGCGTGTATATGTCCACCAAAAGACTTGTATTTCTGAACAGCGCCAGCAGGATTTCCGGTTATAGTGTATGGGAAAGTCTGGTGTTCATTCTGAATGGTATTGTATTCCTTATCATAGGCCTGGACCTTCCTGAAATTGTGGAAGGTTTAAGAGCGCATGGCACGCCGTTACGCACTGCTATTGGTTATGGCGTACTGGTGACCGGTGTGCTGATCGCGGCCAGGATTATCAGTTCGTATGCCGCTATGCTGGCTACGATCATCTTCCGGCCGGCAGTAAGACCTAAAATCCGCGGCAGATTCGGACTCTTGCTGATGCCGTTATTTCTGGGCTGGACGGGGATGCGCGGTGTTGTATCGCTGGCGGCTGCACTGTCTATTCCTGTGATGCTGGATAATGGTCAGCAGTTTCCCCAGAGGAATCTCATTCTGTTCATCACCTTTGTGGCTATTTTGCTTACGCTTGTGATCCAGGGACTGACGCTGCCCTTTCTTATAAAACGTTCGGGCCTTTTCGATGATCTTGAGAAAGAAGAATCGGATGATCAGACCCGTCTGCAGATGAAGCAGGGTTTAAAGCAACATGTGTATCAGTTCTTAAAAAACAAGTATGACAATGAGATGAATGGTCATGCTGGTATGGAAAAGCTTTTACACATCTGGGAGGAGCGGGCGAAGGCGAATAGTGATAGTCTGATGAATGCGCAGACAAAAGTAATTTTTATTGAACTACTGGAAAGTCAGCGGAAATACCTGCAGGAACTGAATAAAGACCCTCAGATCAACGAAGAGATCATCCGCGAACAATTATATCAGATTGACCTGGAAGAAGAACGTATGAAGATTATTTAA
- a CDS encoding FAD-dependent oxidoreductase, which produces MQSMILKDRKVAIIGAGPVGLTMATLLQQQGVNVTVYERDEDPAARIWGGTLDLHETSGQPALRKAGLLEQYFDMAIPMGRTLVDEQGQVLLSTTPQYDSPEINRNDLRKILLESLIDNMVLWGHKFTGLEASKGQWHIHFEHKESAVADLVIGANGGMSAARKYLTTAEACYTGTFIIQGEVYQPETTCREFYRLCNNNILMKAGEGITFVANPRNNGALTYNLSFRRPEQWLQENGLNFQDKESISHFLSDSCAHWQDIYKQLFRVSTFFNGLPVRKVALNHPWTNNRPLPLTLIGDAAHLMQPFAGQGVNTGLMDALILSDNLTNGTFETIKEAISNYEQQMFVYAGKAQQESDENEIAMHQPGFSFAKRFAR; this is translated from the coding sequence ATGCAAAGCATGATACTGAAAGACAGAAAAGTGGCCATCATCGGTGCAGGTCCGGTTGGACTGACAATGGCCACACTACTACAGCAGCAGGGCGTCAATGTAACCGTCTATGAAAGGGATGAAGATCCCGCTGCAAGGATATGGGGTGGCACGCTGGATCTTCATGAAACCTCCGGACAACCAGCCCTGAGAAAGGCCGGATTGCTGGAGCAATATTTTGACATGGCCATACCCATGGGCAGAACCCTGGTAGATGAACAAGGCCAGGTATTATTATCAACAACTCCTCAGTATGACAGCCCTGAAATCAACAGGAACGATCTGCGAAAAATACTGCTGGAAAGCCTGATTGATAATATGGTCTTATGGGGCCACAAATTCACCGGACTAGAAGCCTCTAAGGGGCAATGGCATATACATTTCGAGCACAAAGAGAGCGCCGTAGCCGACCTGGTCATCGGAGCCAACGGAGGTATGTCCGCTGCAAGAAAATACCTGACAACTGCCGAAGCCTGCTATACCGGAACTTTTATCATACAAGGTGAAGTATACCAGCCGGAAACGACATGTCGGGAGTTCTACCGGTTGTGTAACAATAACATACTAATGAAAGCAGGAGAGGGGATCACATTCGTCGCAAACCCCAGGAATAACGGTGCATTGACCTATAACCTCTCGTTTAGAAGGCCGGAACAGTGGTTGCAGGAGAATGGATTGAATTTCCAGGATAAAGAAAGTATCAGCCATTTCCTTTCAGATAGCTGCGCACACTGGCAGGATATATACAAACAGCTATTCCGCGTAAGTACCTTCTTCAATGGACTACCCGTCAGAAAAGTTGCCCTGAACCATCCCTGGACAAACAATCGCCCGCTGCCATTAACATTAATCGGAGATGCCGCACATCTCATGCAACCTTTCGCCGGACAGGGCGTGAATACCGGACTAATGGACGCATTGATCTTATCCGATAATCTCACCAATGGCACGTTTGAGACGATAAAAGAGGCGATCAGCAATTACGAGCAACAAATGTTTGTCTATGCCGGAAAAGCCCAACAGGAGTCAGATGAAAATGAAATCGCCATGCACCAGCCCGGCTTTTCTTTTGCAAAGAGATTCGCCCGTTAA
- a CDS encoding helix-turn-helix domain-containing protein — protein MRDIQQQSEPVILRKLAHLLGTEVKNNRLDIPAEYGSGYCSGFVFNAHIRMFVFHYELNENVVVDNEGKDAVPMLLFKFQHIIPDIGLSPAEKQQVMPSVLITTSSLHTDTAVPIHSNKATINIEVDPNYLRGLFDNSVQSPVLQSLLQNTQPLLFEQMVQPSLQKIVDEMLAAGVEDTFKLFFLRIKAEELICRLLMELEKRDEQQLYALNGRDVAMMYKVKEQLLAQLDTPPVIKELALSAGMSPTKLKRLFKQIFGDSIFSYYQAFRMREAAILLKDEKLSVSDVGYQLGFTNLSHFSRVFQEHMGMKPKQYSRS, from the coding sequence ATGAGAGATATTCAACAGCAATCTGAACCGGTTATTCTCAGGAAACTGGCTCATTTATTAGGGACGGAGGTGAAAAACAACCGACTGGACATTCCTGCGGAATATGGCAGTGGTTATTGTAGTGGTTTTGTGTTTAATGCGCATATCAGGATGTTTGTCTTTCATTATGAGCTGAATGAAAATGTGGTGGTGGACAATGAGGGTAAGGATGCCGTTCCCATGCTTCTTTTTAAATTTCAGCACATTATTCCTGATATAGGGTTATCGCCAGCAGAAAAGCAGCAGGTAATGCCTTCTGTGCTGATAACGACGAGTAGTCTGCATACCGATACAGCGGTTCCTATTCATAGTAATAAAGCGACGATCAATATTGAAGTAGACCCTAATTATCTCAGGGGACTTTTTGATAATTCGGTGCAATCGCCTGTTTTACAAAGTTTGTTACAGAACACACAGCCCTTGTTATTTGAGCAGATGGTACAACCTTCTTTACAGAAGATTGTGGACGAGATGTTAGCTGCGGGTGTGGAGGATACTTTTAAATTGTTTTTCCTGCGGATAAAGGCAGAGGAACTGATCTGCAGACTACTGATGGAGTTAGAGAAACGGGATGAACAACAGTTGTATGCTTTAAATGGCCGTGATGTAGCCATGATGTACAAAGTGAAGGAACAGTTATTGGCGCAGCTGGATACACCGCCGGTTATTAAGGAGCTGGCACTTAGTGCAGGAATGAGTCCGACGAAACTGAAGCGTTTATTTAAACAGATATTCGGCGATAGCATTTTCTCGTATTACCAGGCATTCAGGATGCGGGAGGCGGCTATTTTATTGAAGGATGAAAAGTTGTCTGTTTCGGATGTGGGGTATCAATTAGGCTTTACGAATCTTAGTCACTTCTCAAGGGTTTTCCAGGAGCATATGGGTATGAAGCCGAAGCAATATAGCAGGTCATGA
- a CDS encoding winged helix-turn-helix transcriptional regulator, whose amino-acid sequence MTDLCDMYQKKLPVELECGLHLFLEVMNGKWKLNLIWCIYSGIKRPGELQRRIPKASRRLLDTQLKQLTDQGIITKTIFDQRPAKVEYALTALGESLIPVIEVTARWGEDNREVLEPLFQSPAS is encoded by the coding sequence ATGACCGATCTTTGTGATATGTATCAGAAGAAATTACCTGTAGAACTTGAATGCGGTCTTCATCTTTTCCTGGAAGTTATGAACGGAAAATGGAAGCTTAACCTGATCTGGTGTATCTATTCCGGCATTAAAAGACCCGGTGAATTGCAACGAAGGATACCAAAGGCATCCCGCCGTTTATTGGATACACAACTAAAGCAACTCACCGATCAGGGGATTATTACCAAAACAATCTTTGACCAGCGGCCCGCGAAAGTAGAGTATGCATTGACGGCATTGGGCGAATCACTGATCCCTGTGATTGAAGTGACTGCCCGGTGGGGGGAAGATAATCGTGAGGTATTGGAGCCACTGTTTCAATCTCCCGCTTCTTAG
- a CDS encoding HYC_CC_PP family protein has product MQKRIAILFLTLIYAVSASGIGINKFYCCGKLQSVHLNLLHEEKHSCSKDKNKKGCCETTYHTLKLKETHIASEHTHLEATYFVALPTVIPGIEINCQLLEQKGFANASNAPPPLSNISLYILHCTYLI; this is encoded by the coding sequence ATGCAAAAAAGAATAGCAATATTATTCCTCACACTTATCTACGCCGTTTCCGCGTCCGGAATAGGCATCAATAAGTTTTATTGCTGTGGTAAACTGCAATCAGTGCACCTCAACCTTTTGCATGAAGAAAAACATTCCTGTTCTAAAGACAAAAACAAAAAAGGCTGTTGCGAAACAACCTACCACACCCTCAAGTTAAAGGAAACACACATTGCCAGTGAGCATACACATTTGGAAGCTACTTATTTTGTTGCTCTTCCGACAGTAATACCAGGCATTGAAATTAACTGTCAGTTACTGGAACAAAAGGGCTTTGCCAACGCCTCCAATGCACCGCCGCCTTTAAGCAATATATCGCTGTACATCCTGCATTGCACCTATCTTATCTGA